The window CTAACTGTATGCAAGTTGcgggtgcctcatccctggggGCACACTGGGATGGgaccctgagcaacctgatggggtggggggcagccagcccatggctgggggttggagctcgatgatctctaaggtcccctccaacctcagccattctatgCAGCACGTTGGTTACAGAAGTCCACAGAATGCGTGGACCTCTGCTGGCGGCCAGCAGGAGAAGTGGCCTTCCCAattcaaaatctgcttttaaaaatagtttgttGACTAAATGATTTTGTATGTCCTTTCGtcttaatattttttaagttgGAGAGAAAATAGAGACTAtaatttaaaaccaaaaaaaagtgTGATGTCATagtaatatatttatatatgtatcgGAAATTATTTAATACAGGATATTATGCTTGTATCTTGCTGACGTTTCATAGGAAGATGTTAGTTTACactctgagaaaaataaattttcaataCATTGTaatcatgggaaaaaaaaaacagaatttattgGTGCATAGGATAGAAGGGCACTAAGGAGAGTAACTCAGCCTCTCAGTTTGGTAGCAGTGATGAAACAATTGCTTCAGGTGCTCCTTCTTCCTTTGAATCTCATGTCTAGCTTGTACTTTCATTTGGTTGTTCATCCAATCCTGCTAATTCATGTGCATATACTTCTGGGACCATCCTAACATCCAACATCTTcatctatttattcatttaaacaTTAACATCATCTGACTTGGGGCTTTATAATGCTGCTCATCCAGACAAcccaacagcactgcagaactcTGGTTTCTGTAGTCCAGGATTCCCTGCAGAGGTATAAATGTGAGATTTTTACTGGAAAATGAAGCAGCATCCTAAATGCATCCAGGCCAACACACCAGCAGGCGTTGGATGCTGCTGGGTGAGCGTGACAAGCTGTTGCAGTGTCACCTTCTGCTCACTGAGCCTTCTCAGCCATTGCAAAAGACTGCTAAAGATTTTCTAGTGCACCATTTTACAGATGGAAGGGTCTACTGCAAAACCATAACTCAACAAATACCCAATCCGACCAGCCCAGCTAGTTCTTAATAGCTTACAGAAACCTATTTCACAACCCTCTGATGACATACACTTTAATGAGAGTTTCACCTGAATATTATCCTAGACATTTTTGAGTAAACTTATCATTCTGCTAACTGGAATGAGAAGTGGAGCCCTATTCCCACAGCACCGCCCCCAGTACATGCGGGTAATGCAGCTCTCAGCTTTACCGAGTGCTTGTGCTTTTCAGGATGAAATTTTGCATTCCAGAATTCAGTCTGAAAGACAATTTACTGTAAATCCAGGGGATATCCCATGAAATAAATCAGACtgacaagaaaagaacaaatcctGCTTGAGATGACTCACGGCTGAAGTATGTGCTGCGTCTCTATGTGGTCATCCCGCATTGGGCAAATGGCTGCAAGTAACAattataaaaaattaaatgcagtgAATTGCCACGGGAGGAGCGCAGTTTGTGCTGCTCAAGTGTAGAAGAGCACTGCGTGGCAGGGGGAGAAGGCcaagaaaactcattttcttttagaaacacCACTGTCACACAGGCACCGGTCTCTTCTTGCACAAGAGGGGATTACTGTGCTCTCCTTTCTTGCCATCCAGTCTATGAGACTCCTTTTAAACTTGTTTATTCTGGAAACGtttgccttatttttttattttttcttcattcccgTGAGAGAAATGCATTCTTTACTCTGAATGAGATCCTTTCATATCAAGCAAGTCACAGAAGCGCAGGGCTTCCCTTTCCCATCAAAGATCTGGTTTCAGGTCTATTGTATCCCAGACAaagacctgggcaggctggcTCCAGCTGTAAGAACACAGCCACCTCCAAAAGACACCTTCACCACACGAGGAGCCCATCGAAACTGAGCACTGCGTCCTGCACAAACCGCTGTGCAAAACATCAATGACCAACACTGTCGACTATCTGCCTTAGAGTTCAGCAGACACACTCCAGATTGCTACTGCCAAAATGAGACCGTGCTCCAACACACAGCATTAGCACTGTGTACGATCTTATTAAGAAATAACGCTCATCTCCTGGGTCAGTTCTGAGGTGACTGAATTAcaatgcactggaacaggcctAGATGAGAGGGGGAAGAACCCTAATCCAAAGAGTTACCAGGTGGAAACCTTGGTGAGATGGAAGCAACCAAAGGAGAATGGAATCTTTTTGTGTCACTGCACGAAGAACGCATAACATACAGAGGCAAACTATTTCAGCAATAGCATATGTTTGTGTTTTACACGTGTACATACATGCACAGAGATCGTTAACCACCAGCGATCACATCCAAGCCATCTTCTTCGATGTGTTAATGAATGTCTTTGATCATATTATGCCCTCTGTCGACACGATGAGAGCAGCACAATGCTGATTTTAACTGCAATGGAACCAGTGATTTCATGAGCCGGGGCATGGATTTGGGTTTAGCCTATCTGTTCAATGTGACTTCTCCATTTGTTGCATCCATTTGCGCCATGGTGGCTCGGGCCTCAAAGCAGTCATAGTTCAGGACAATAgattattttcatctgaaattaaaGCACAAATAAGTTCCCTTGCTACAGGAAACATGCAGGTTCCAAATAGAAATGAGGATGCCTTCCAGCAGGTGTGTGCCAGCTGCCATGTGATTTGAGCCTTCAGAGACCTGTGTGACCCTCTCACACAGCCTTCTTTCTACACAGAAGTCCAAGAACTGCCCTGGTAGTTACAGACTGCCACCCTGCAGTGTCAAGCTTCATTGCAtctccttccccatttcccacAGCAGAGCACTTAACCCCATCTTTTCCACAGCACGCTTTGGTGCGCTACGGCCTCcatcctcctctcctccttctgcCTCTACACCTTTGCCCTCCCTTCCTTTGGAACCTTTAACATCTAACTTCCTCCTCCTTAACAGCAAGACCTgccagctgtgagcagggaCAGCAAACAGCAGGCAGCGAGGCTGCTGGAAACACAATTAGGAAGGAGCTAAAATCCAGCAGTGGCCTTACACTGAGCATAACGCCCAGTAAGATACTGATTTATTCTGTGTACTCCAGCGTGGCACTTACCTGAAAGTTGAATGGTCCTGGGACGGAATATTACGGGTTGTCtccaaaggggaagaaaaaaaataaatcacaaaagaaaactttgcattttttaatgccattgttgtatctgtgtgtgcatgcatagaTGTGCCTACCTGCTATTTAACAAaagaagcactgctgctgaaagcagttCACGTAGGACTGCACTTGGAGAAGCACAGCTGTGTCCTTTCCCTACAAATAAGGACGACTTCCACACATGTATGcaataaaactgtatttttgcgtggttttgcctttttttttttttaatacagacatTTGTACACTTTCTTACAAAACTGCAGGTAACTACAACTTTTCTTAAATCATTTTTGGTCGGCAAGTACTGTAAAATCTTTGTGTGCAATTATCATGTATTTACAGGGCCTCGTGTTAGTGATTTTCAATGATTATTACAATAATGTCACACACTCTCAACATAAAACATGGCTTAAGATAAATAtattagtaaataaatattctgagaACATATTTCCATAAATGAAATGTGCTGCTATACATATACAGAATATATACAGGATGCTTTCtagcttttaaaacatttaaaaaaatggtaaTGAAGGAGAAAGAGCCCTTTGACCATATTACAAATCTTTACAGCAAATTTtatacaaaacaattttaagtGCTAtaagatcattaaaaaaaaaaacaacaacaaacattttaaatagtgCCTCATGAGCCAAACACAATGACAACTGTTCATGGAAGCAGTAGAAAGGTATTTTGTTATAAAACCACCTATCATGGCAGCTGGACAACTGGACAGACATACTGAGGATGAACGACACGTTGACCATAAAGCCAAACACAGAAACCAAGCACAGGGCATCTCTGTAAGGCCTGCAGAACTGTGGGACTGGCAGAGATCCCCACAACACGTGAAGGAGGCTGGTACAGGAACACCATGAGCCACAACATTCAAATACCTGTTGCAGAACCGTGCTTTGCCACCCGGCGCCGTGCAGCTATGGAGCACAGTGCACCTCAGTGGCCTCACAGTGCCTGGTGAAACACCAAGCAAGGTAATCCAGGTGGCATCCCATGATGTGTGCAATGCTTTTCGTTTGagtggaggaaggagaaagggaagacttttaaaaaaaagcctcGTAAAGTTGCTTCTCCTAACACATGCCACTTACTGCAGTCATTCAGAGAATGAATACGTTTTCAATAAACTTTATACACAGGAAAtatgtttacttttttgtttcagttttctacCCAAGTATTGGCTTGTGTCAATTCTCTGAACAGCTGGATCGGGGCGTTTGTTCACTTAGAGAGATCTAATGGGAACTGCTTCCAACAGAAttgttttttcctaatttatcgagtacagaaaggaaaagtaaatgaaCCAACctaatttgtttctttcttggtTGTTTGCATTTTATAAAGTATTTCCTTCGGGACTATACAGAAAAGAAGTTACCTTTTCTGGTACTCACAATCAGCCCAGTGCTGTCAAGGACATCATGGTTGCAAACATAAGGTGAAGCATGCAACTCCTTTTCACGACTTTTAAATACCTTCGAAGCCTACTGAACTTCAGACCAATCTTTGCAGCAGGCTGGCAGTGTGGGCATTAACAAAGTAGTTTCCCTTTAGGAGAATTCCTGCTGTGAATATAGCAGACAGGATGACACTGTGTCCTCAGGCACATGCAGCATGACAGGCAATTAAACCATGCTATGGTAGCCTCTTACTCAGAAGCCGCTGTTTCCACAGGAAACAATTGCTATCAGAAGTGACGACAGACGTTATCCCATGATAACCAATGTCCCCACTAGtacaagaacaagaacaaaagtaTGTGCCCAGGCTAATGGAGTACAGAGAACGCTCTGTACACGAGACGAAAATGAAGCACAACTGGCTGGGCCCAAGAAACCTTTAAAACAGATCGATCTATGGAAGCTTACATCATCCACAGCAACCAAGGAAACCATGACTAAAACCAAGTCCTCATTTCCCTGCGTGTGCAATGGGTGACAAGCACTGCTTCCCCTTAGGCATGCTTGCAGGCTATAAGGGAACAAGACAGATTCTGACCTATTTCCAACGTGAGCCAGGCAAGCGCAAGCCCCCTGCAAACCCTATTGTCCTGCATATGCCAGCATTTCCCACAGCCACGAGGGGGGCTACAAGTGCCTGTAAAACTTCCTATGGAAGCCAAGATTGACTATCTACAAAGGTTTCACCCTTTCTAAACACTTTCTTCTACCACCTGTTTGAGGGAAGGGtgtccctccccccccccccccccaacattCTTCACCAGTCAGAAGATACAATGAGGTCCATGTTTTAGCAGGAAATGGGAATATGAACAACCCGAGCTAACAGTATCCCTACCCCCAGTCTGTTAAAACTAATCATGATGGCTGGAGACTCTCCCCAGCCAAATCATTGGAGCAGCATAAaaggtggggaggggagaggaagaaggagacaGTCTAATCCTTCACCTCTCTCAAAATCATGCATATAAGTTGCTGGCTACTAGGATTTGCTACTAGGATTAATTGATATCTGAACATCCATTCAGCAGCTGTATCCCTCTGGACTACTTTATTTCAAGGTGCTATCTGGTTTCTAAGGCAGGTGTAGCCCTGAGCTTATCAAAGGCTGGACTCCTTCAAGTAGGAGGTAACAGCGTCTACACATAGCCTGGCTTATTTAACACACCGTGTTACCTCTCAGCAAGAGCTGACACGGTcacttctaaaaagaaaaatataaataacattttgtcATTAATATAGAAACAGCATTAGAGCTCAGAATGCTCCACACCATGTCCCACATGGGCTTTGCACACCAATGGAGGCCTGAAGGCTTCAGgcaaaagggagaaagaggatAATCAAGCTGATGTGGACATAGAGGAAGTGGGGGAGGGACTTCTCCACATTACCACTTTTGTGTGTTTGTCAAAGCTTAACAAATTGAAGTCCGTGTGAATTTGGAGTCTGTGATAAGCTCCACTTCTCCACCTGGTGTCATCTGGACAAGTCTAGTCACCAGTCTGGCTTCTCTCCAAGGGATGAGATCCAGCACCTGAACGATAAAGAGAAAATCTCTGGTTAAAACTAAAGAACACTGCATCTtgactactgtgtccagtttggGTCCCAGTACAAGAAACACTGTGGTTGACTGGAGCAAGTTCAGCACAGAGCCAAGGTGctctgagggctggagcacttgcCCCGTGACAAGAGGGTGAGGAAGCAGGGCTTGTTTGCAGTTATGATGCTATGTCTGTCATCAAAATTGAACTGAGATCTTCTCAGTGATGCATGGAGGACAAGAGGTAACAGGATTTCACTGAGACACGAAATGGATATATGACTGGAtataaaaagaaacttttctctATGAGAACAGTTAGCCACTGGGACAGGGGCAGAGAGGTGCAGTTTATGTCTTTTGAAGGTTGTCATGGAGACTGTCGAGATCGGACTGGATAAACTGAGTCTAACCTGAGCAACTGAACAACGTGGTGTCATCTCAGAGCTGACTGCTTTGAgcaggaagttggactagaCAATGCCTCAAGGACTCTTCCAGCCTAGGATGTTTCTGTTAATAAGTGTTAATGAGTTAATAAACTCCATGAGGCAAGGCAGATATGAAAGAACGTCCTTTGTTCCATGAGtggttcttttttccccttgtgcAGGTCAGTGGCAAAGATTTTCTCATATATTCTCCTACAGCAGTTTCAAGTTTTCCACTCTTATTTTTCAGCTGCATCTTGTCAGTCCCCTCCTGGCACTCTGCCCTTGCCTACTCTGGTGTTATCCATTCAAACATACCAAAGCTCCCAGACTGGCACAACATCCCTGGTTTGGGGACCTGGTACTAGCAGTCCCCACAAAGTATGAGAATGAAAGCTCTTAACTACCATCTTCTATCGCTCTAGCTAAGGCCAAATGAGCATAGGTAACAAAATAACACTGCTGGGGGAAGGATTAACTGATAACCGGCTCTCATGCAGAAGACTGCAGTAACCATTAAGGCTGCACATACCTGGGAAACTGGGATCTTGCATTTCATATGCTACAGTTAAAAGGTAGGAAGTAACCAAAAGAAGCAAACTGATTACCTGTGACTTGCGTGGTCGCTGTCAACTTCTGGGAGTGCGGAGTGGAACTAGGAAAGAGCATTCTGGTTTCCTCTTCCTGAGAGCAGTTTTGACGTAGGAAAGATGTTGCCTCATAGCACACCTCCCTCTCATCCTGTACCTCTCCTATACCTTGGCAGTGCAGGTAAGCATCTAGCTCAGATGTTCCATCCCAGGAACTACAGCCACCTGTGTGGGTCCCTTGGCACTCTGTAGGTAGAATTAGCTCACAGTCTCTGTCTTCAGGAATGATGGGAATGCGTTGACCCAGATCATGTACACCCTTATAACAGCTTGGCAAGGTGTCATCAGGAAGCGTGTACTGCACATTCACTGCATAGTCTTCTGTATAGCAGCCACCGCCTCCACTGCCACTGTTGCTACTACAGGCTACCTGCTTCTCTTCATAGAAGCAGCATGGCAACCCTTCGTATTTTACCCTATCTGTCCTATGCAAGTGGTCTGATTTAATACTGTACAAGCCCTGGGTGCTCCCTGACTGTGGTTCTAACCCTGGGCCACATGCCCCCCACAGCGGAGAACTGAGGAAGAGTGCACTACAGTCAGCTGTCCCATTTCTAGGCTCCAGGGCAgagtgctggagttcaaagCAGCACGCGCATGCTTGCTCCATAAGCGGCCCTGTTATCTCTGGATTCTTCCAGTTCATTTTAACATCCAAGGCAGCACCAGGAGTGGCCTCAGGTCCTCCCTCTGAGGTAGTGCCATTTGGATCCCTGTGCTCTAGTGAGGAATTACTGCTATAGTTCATATCCATGCTGCAATTAGACAGTTGGTCCCCTGAGGAAGAAGCTGGCACAGGCCGGCAGTCAGCACTCACCAGACTGTGACTGTGAGCTGGAAGCTCATCCTGATGGGGGTCCTCCAAGAGAACAATTGCACCCTTGTTTGTACCACCAGCCTCACCCACTCGGCAAGGGCTTTTACTGCGGTAGATGTATGGGTCATAGTCACTGCTCAAAGAGCTGCGGAAGGTGGAGCAACTCCCATAAACACCTTGGTTGCTGACCTCGGTGCAGTCAACCATGGAATCGCTGGAGGAGCAGTGACACTGaccagaactgctgctgctgctgtcacttccAGGGCAGTCAGCTAAATATCCACTGCACACTGAACGATGACCGTGATAGCAGCTAAAGCTGGAGGTACTGCCACTCTCCAAGCGAGATGAGGGCACTACGTGTACCACAGGAGGGAAAAGCACACTGCTACCAGGCTGAAAGGCACGGGAAGGACCCTTTGAGGAAATGCCAGTTGAAGGCTGTCCATCTTGCTCAGGGTAACTAAGGCCTTGGAAGTAGTAGTGCTGATACATGGTCTCGTACTGGGAAAAGCACGCTGCTTTAGAAAAGTTTCGTCCTCCAAACTTGGGTCGTCGGAAGTTGTGAGCTGGAGAATAAGCCCTATGTTCCAGGCTGCAGTGGTGTGTGTTTAAAGCATGGTCCAAATGAATAGGCTGATAGCTTCGGATATAGGCTGCAGATTGGGCTTGGTAGAGGCTCTGTTCACCGTGTCGCTCAACTGTAAGTACTGTGATGGGATTTCCATGAGGGTCCATGCTTGTCCGTGTAGGATACGCTGTTATCTGGTTCGCTCTGTGCACTCGGCCTGGGTAATGGACAGGCAGAATCACCCTCTGCTGCCGGCTGCGTGCTGAGTTGATGGATTCCAGACAGACTGGGCCTGTGTTTCCCTTCTTCTGTTCTGAAGGAGAGAAATAAGGAGTGAAGAAGTAGGAGTATAGTCGTGCAGGTTAAGAGCGAATCTGGCAGTCAATGCTGTTTTTGCTTTGCACATTACTTTACACAaaccagtttaaaaaaaaaaattattaaataattctATTAAATGTAATTGTCCTCATTGTGTTCAAGGGCTGACcaatgctgctctctgctgagcACTGTGCCCATaacaagggaaaaacagaaatgtggcTTGATACTCCAGAGTATGCAGTCATTtttaaacaactgcatttctagGGTTGCACTACAATAAAACTATGGGCTTTACAGAGATTTATCTACAGGCATAGCTGCTGTTTCATACTGTGAAGCCTGAAGTGCAAAACACACGATGCAGCTGAGCATCCCCACCTCATTAGCAGGACATACCAATGATGTTATGGCGGCAGTGAGGACAGGTGTGATGCTGCAGTAACCAAGGATCCACACATTTCTTGTGAAATCGGTGAGTGCAGGGAATGACACGCAGCTCCTAAAGGAACACATGGAGGGACATAAAAAGTACTGATGCCTAATGAGTAAATCCTCACACTTTATTcctagctctttttttttttcaacatagctgAATTCCTGCTCTAGAAGCAGTAAGGAGGATAAAAACCCCACTACATTCAGCCAAAAGCACAGTGGTTAGGGATAAACCCTCTGAAAAAGTGGTCTAATGTTAGAACTTCATTGCGAGTAGCCAGCATTTGTCAGGGTGCTTTTTACTGTGTGTCCTGTGCCTTAATGCGTTGGGGGAACCCGTACTAAAGTATTAAAGTAATCCCCAAAATATGAAAGGTACTTAAACAAAGATCAATGGAGTCCAATTAACAGCGCTTTCATTCTTTATATGGAGGTTTAAAGCTTTGATTATTGATTGCTGCTGTCTTAACAGGCCTATTTTCTACTTCATCctttcattgctttctctgGTAGAAGCACATCAGAGAAGGCAATTGCTGACATCAACACAGAAATGATAAACAGAAGGCTGAACCTGGCTCCTGAACCTTGTGGAGCTCCCTCCCTTCTCTGGTCTCCCATCAGTGCAGCCTGAGGGAGGGCTCAACCTACAAAGTGAAACCCCCTCAGCTCTCACTTTGCAGTGTGGTGAAAAGCTCTTGAGACTTACATTGCTgactgcacagtgcagctgagaCTGAGCTGGCTGCTCAATGCGATCTGTCCGGCAAATGGCACAACCTCAATACATGATGCATCCAACAGCCAGCTGTATGTCACAGGGCTAAAATGAATTAAGCTATGAGCTATATTCTCAGCCTATGTTGAAGAAACGTTCTATCCTTTACCTCCCCATCAATGTACTTCTCCAAGCAGATGGCACAGTCAGAGGTAGAGCTGCTACTGAGTGTATCCAGAGCACCGCAGCTACCTTCCCGGTGTCCCTTGCTTTTAGACTTAAACTTCCTGGTCTccattttttccagtgcttgCACTGCAAGCCTGTTCATGGAATTCTAGAAcataagaagaagaaaaaaaaggcaacactGCTGCATAAGGGACTGTAGTGTAGTAGCAGAGAAAACACCACCACATCAAATTAATGTACCTTTCAAATCACAGCAGGCTCAAACTAAGGCACCGTGCTTTGCATTCCTTATACATGCATACCCACGCACTGAACAGTTTACAAATTCAAACTGCAAGGTCCATTAGCTtctatttgctttctctttcatgcCTGATAGGAAAAAATACCTCATCTAGAATTACCACATTTTATACCTCACAACCTTCTCCAGCTAAGGATTAAAGGATATTACTCTACTGAAAAAGAGTTGTGATTTCTTCTAAATCATTACAATCTCTCCACAACACATGAATGAACGTTTGGACTTCTTTTGGAGTACAACAGCATTACTGATACTCAACTTCTGAACAGAAATACTCTTCCTTCCCAAAGGCTAAATGGTTCGTTCAATACTCAATGTCTGAATTTAACTGAAGGGACATCAAAGGTCAGCGTAGATCTCCTTTAAAGACATTGTCACATCCATTCAAAGGCCTACACCCACGGATAAAACCTTTCCCCAGAGATGGCTATTCTAAGTCAGCATCCTGTATTCCTAAAGGCTGCAAGTTCTAGGGCGAAGTACAAGAAACTAACTTTCAGCATTCAATAAATAAACCATTACTGCTCTTACCTGACTACGTCGTTGTTTCAGTTTGATCTTGACAAGAAGAATGAGGCAAACAAGAGACACAACCACAAAGAAGGCCAGGAAAATTCCCATATCAAAGTACTCAGTAGGTTGCTTAAAAATTAGAacaacattattatttttcctatcTTTCTATCAGAGTCAAATCTActgttcctttctcttttctactTTCTCAGTGGTCAGTGTCACATACCTACACAGAAAATGTTAAGTCAATGCACTCTGCTCATTAACAAGGATTCTATGGGACAAACCTGAGGTACATGTGTTACTGCAAGTGAATGAAATACACAGAGTGCCAATCAGGAGATGTCAGgttcacagcagctctgggctAATTCTACATGAAAAcagagtgttttttttaattgaattgtACTAGtacaaattttcctttcttattggTTTGCTTGCATATCTGAGCAAGTAAAAATGAGTATTTACATCTTCAGCAAATGGTGCACTTCTCACTTTTTGTATCAGAAGTATTccttaaaaatacagcaaaaccaaaatggTAACTGGGTCATTGCTGACCTTTAGTTTTGTTCTTCTTATATGAGCTACATGTAATGGATGCTAAAAAAATCTCTAGAAcaacattttccattaaaattacAAATATCAGATACAAAATAACAAACCCATGTTTAAAATACCACCCAAGAAATTAATTAACACAGGGCAGGCTATCTTACAAATCTGAACTGCTAGGTGCATACAGTAACTGTAGTATATAactaagaaaaaggaaagc of the Lagopus muta isolate bLagMut1 chromosome 17, bLagMut1 primary, whole genome shotgun sequence genome contains:
- the ZNRF3 gene encoding E3 ubiquitin-protein ligase ZNRF3 isoform X2; translation: MHPLGLCNSNDEEDLYEYGWVGVVKLEQPELEPKPCLTVLGKAKRAVQRGATAVIFDVSENPDAIDQLNQGLEDPLKRPVVYVKGADAVKLMNIVNKQKVARARIQHRPPRQPTEYFDMGIFLAFFVVVSLVCLILLVKIKLKQRRSQNSMNRLAVQALEKMETRKFKSKSKGHREGSCGALDTLSSSSTSDCAICLEKYIDGEELRVIPCTHRFHKKCVDPWLLQHHTCPHCRHNIIEQKKGNTGPVCLESINSARSRQQRVILPVHYPGRVHRANQITAYPTRTSMDPHGNPITVLTVERHGEQSLYQAQSAAYIRSYQPIHLDHALNTHHCSLEHRAYSPAHNFRRPKFGGRNFSKAACFSQYETMYQHYYFQGLSYPEQDGQPSTGISSKGPSRAFQPGSSVLFPPVVHVVPSSRLESGSTSSFSCYHGHRSVCSGYLADCPGSDSSSSSSGQCHCSSSDSMVDCTEVSNQGVYGSCSTFRSSLSSDYDPYIYRSKSPCRVGEAGGTNKGAIVLLEDPHQDELPAHSHSLVSADCRPVPASSSGDQLSNCSMDMNYSSNSSLEHRDPNGTTSEGGPEATPGAALDVKMNWKNPEITGPLMEQACACCFELQHSALEPRNGTADCSALFLSSPLWGACGPGLEPQSGSTQGLYSIKSDHLHRTDRVKYEGLPCCFYEEKQVACSSNSGSGGGGCYTEDYAVNVQYTLPDDTLPSCYKGVHDLGQRIPIIPEDRDCELILPTECQGTHTGGCSSWDGTSELDAYLHCQGIGEVQDEREVCYEATSFLRQNCSQEEETRMLFPSSTPHSQKLTATTQVTGAGSHPLERSQTGD
- the ZNRF3 gene encoding E3 ubiquitin-protein ligase ZNRF3 isoform X1 → MYGRVLLVPGLLLKMECQRPLHQLMHPLGLCNSNDEEDLYEYGWVGVVKLEQPELEPKPCLTVLGKAKRAVQRGATAVIFDVSENPDAIDQLNQGLEDPLKRPVVYVKGADAVKLMNIVNKQKVARARIQHRPPRQPTEYFDMGIFLAFFVVVSLVCLILLVKIKLKQRRSQNSMNRLAVQALEKMETRKFKSKSKGHREGSCGALDTLSSSSTSDCAICLEKYIDGEELRVIPCTHRFHKKCVDPWLLQHHTCPHCRHNIIEQKKGNTGPVCLESINSARSRQQRVILPVHYPGRVHRANQITAYPTRTSMDPHGNPITVLTVERHGEQSLYQAQSAAYIRSYQPIHLDHALNTHHCSLEHRAYSPAHNFRRPKFGGRNFSKAACFSQYETMYQHYYFQGLSYPEQDGQPSTGISSKGPSRAFQPGSSVLFPPVVHVVPSSRLESGSTSSFSCYHGHRSVCSGYLADCPGSDSSSSSSGQCHCSSSDSMVDCTEVSNQGVYGSCSTFRSSLSSDYDPYIYRSKSPCRVGEAGGTNKGAIVLLEDPHQDELPAHSHSLVSADCRPVPASSSGDQLSNCSMDMNYSSNSSLEHRDPNGTTSEGGPEATPGAALDVKMNWKNPEITGPLMEQACACCFELQHSALEPRNGTADCSALFLSSPLWGACGPGLEPQSGSTQGLYSIKSDHLHRTDRVKYEGLPCCFYEEKQVACSSNSGSGGGGCYTEDYAVNVQYTLPDDTLPSCYKGVHDLGQRIPIIPEDRDCELILPTECQGTHTGGCSSWDGTSELDAYLHCQGIGEVQDEREVCYEATSFLRQNCSQEEETRMLFPSSTPHSQKLTATTQVTGAGSHPLERSQTGD